tagcatttaaCAATGAAAAAATATTTATATGTTTGATACCTATCATGGTGCAGGTGAAGAAGATGCTCCCCAATAGTAGCAACATTATGATGCTGAAGTCTATGATCTGGATCAGCCTGAAGCACCAGCACCAGATCCAACATGGGTCGAATTGCTTCCAGCATATCAATACATGGTGTTACTATCTGACGGTTCGGAACCTGACTGTTTTATAGATGCAATGAATGATGACCACAAAAAAGAGTGAAAAAGGCTATGCAACAAGAGATAGATTCCTTGCATAATAATCATATTTATGAGCTGATGAAGTTCCCCAAGGGCAAGAAAAATTTAAAGAACAAGTGGGTCTACAGAATCAAGCAAGAAGAACACACACGACACCCGAGGTACAAGGCCAGACTAGTTGCAAAAGGATTCAGCGAGAGAAAAGGCATTGAGTATGATGATATCTTTTCTCCCGTTAAAGATGACATCCATTAGACTAATCCTTGGTGTGGCAGCAGCTAGCAAGTGGTGGTTGAGAAAATGGTTGTGAAGACGGCATTCCTTCATGGTGATTTGGAGGAAGAAATCCACATGAAGCATCCTGAGGGGTTTCTTATGAAAGTCAAAGAAGACTATGGTGGCCTTTGTTTGCCTACAGATAGTGATTCTCGGATTCTAGCCCATCCAAAATTGGATTCTCAAacaaatagtcagattgctacctCAACTTTGTAGAATCGATTCTGAAAATGCACTAGACCCGCATGGAAGCCAGAATTAGCAATTTTCCTGATTCCCAAGCTATCACTTACCCCCTTTAAGTATAGGCCAACTTATCACCGTTATTAAGATAGAAATGACATTGTGTCCCCAACCGAACTTCTTCCACCGACCGTGTCCCCAATCTATAGATCCCGGTCCATTCTTCTTCCTATTTCTTCCAACCTTGATCGACAATCTCTTTACAATCTGCTTTCACTTTTCCATTGTAATCAATCTTCCATATTGTAGTTTCATTGGGGGCCAATATAGTTTTGTATTTATGCGTGCATGTACTTATCATTGGTTGTTTAGTAaactcctactggtttgataaaccttaaagTCATCTCCTTTGAAGGAGAAATTGTTGCTTCCTACAAACACTTGCAATCGGGGCCCAACACCTTCCTAGTTAAGAGGAAGCAATCGTAAACGAGACGAAAATAACCGTGGGTTGGAGACAGGCCGACAAAAATTATGGGCCATACACGGGCCAAAATAGTCATAAGTCTCAATACACACAGAAAGAATGTGAATGGGCTTAAATCAAGACGAAAGGCCCATTGGGCGATAATGGACCAAATCCTCACAGCTTGTTAATGGATCACTTGCAAGTAGGCAATTAACGGGTTGTCCATGGGATAGGACTATGCTAGCCTTTTTTAGCTCAATGGACATCCAATGGGTTGGTTGACACGTGTCGTCCTAGCAAAGCTGTATGTGGGCCACTGGGCAGGTGACACTTGTTCCAATGAATAGCCGACACGTGGTTATCTCGATCCAATAAAAATTTGACACGTTGAAGATCAGGTGTAGGCCACGTCGCTCACGAGTATCATATCCGTACCCACACATGTTAGCTTAGCAGCAATCCATTATGGTGGCTGCAATGTGTCGGTGGTGTCCTGGTTGAGTCAGTCCCTCGCGACGAAAACCGCTTTCATGATGCATGCTTTTTTTCATGAAAGAGCATACTTCCATGACACGCACAAAACGACATTTGTTGTAGAATTGACTACAACGGCACATGTGTGAGATTCTTGATTTTGTCAGAAATCTGTTATGGATGCACATCGATGACCAAAAAAAGGGACCTTCTATGATGAACGAGTattatcacggatgtgtcttttcttaTAGTGCATGATGTGCTTTAATCTGACAATCTGCAATTAAAAAGGGACTCTCTCACATTACAATGGAGTCATCGCTCTGTCTCTGTTGAGGAGACTGTTAATCTAGTGAAGGGAGATCTAGACACACCACATCATAGCTTTATTGTTTGTGAGATCAAACTTCTCATGGAACAACAATATTCTTGTATCACTCACATTCGACGAACTCCAAATCTTATAAGCCATTCAATAGCCGCTTATGGTAGGAATAGTTGGCGTACCACAGTATGTCTCGGATCAGGCCTCGGTGAGGTTGTCAAACTTTGTAAGGCTGATTGTAGAGATTTttggtgtgtgtgcgcgcgcgcgcgcacgcagtGGATCAATCAAGAACTTTTGCCCATGGAACCTCTTGGGCCATGTTTTTTTCCTCTTTATTATACACCTCTTTTGCATTGGAGCCATACAACATCGTGTGTTTTATTCAGACacacaaggacccaaacacctaGTACTCAAGACTCCGCTGCTACGTCCACAACTTGGAAACTAACATGACCAGCAagttcccattatttcccttttccaAAACATGCATTGTTGCACCTCATGTCCTCACCTGAGGTAGACGAAGTTATTGACGCTCACACGCACAGTAATTTTCTTGTGCATTTTATAGCTCTTCTATACACGCGAAGTGCGAGCACCTAATTAGCGAAAGAAACCCCAGCTTGCTTGCTCATATCTTCTTCAAACAGAAGAGTTTCTCCATCGGTTCGGATGGCTAGTATATCCTGTGCCCCTGTTATTTCTGTTGAAGTTGGGGCGGATGCATGCTTCCTTGAGCGTACAGCTTAGCTTGCAACCGGCACATTTCCCGCGCGGGTGATGTTGGGCTCAGAGGCAGCCGCCCCGTGGCGCTGCTCGTTTCTCGCAGCACGTTCCTTCAGAATCTTGGTGTTAATCCTCTCACGTACCTCGTCGGAATCGATCTGCACAGCCCTGCACTCCTCGCTGCAGAATGGCGTGTCCCCTCTGTGGTTCGTAGTGAGAAAAACGGATCGCTGGATCAGAATAGCACTACTATACAGTGTGTACATATATGGGCGATCTGAGAGCAGCAGGAGCAAATTAAAGGAGCAAACAGACCCGTAAAATTAAACTACCTGTACATGAAGACGTCGAAATCTCTGGAGAGCGGCTTCCCGCAGAGGTAGCAGGCGTCCATGGCGTGGCGGCTCGTCGCGCCACCGCCGTCGAGGGGCACAATGGCGAAGAGAGAAGAAGCGGAGGCAGGCGACGACGGCATCTCAGCTGCAACCTGGGGTTTTGCAGGTTGGTTTAACTTAAcaggtctttgcttgatttcggtGCTGAGTCTAGGTCTAGACTGAAGTGAAGGAGCCTTTTCTTCTTATAAGGGGGGGAGGGAGATCGAGGAAAATATGTGGTTGTTGAGCTATGGTGCAGGACGCGGGAGAAGAGAAAACACGGCTGGATTTCCAGGAACCATCTTGGCTTCTCTTGTACACGACGCACGGCGAAAATGGCCGTACCAGCGCGGCTAGGGCCAGGGCCAACAAGAAACCATGCCTGCAGCGCGCCGGTTTTTGTTTGCTTACTCTGCGTATCGGTCTCAACCCTCAACTCGCACCTCGTTCCTGCCGGTGCAATGCTGCCGGACCCGCCGAAATATTGCTAAGAAAATGGACGTCcgattcttttcttttttcttttttcagatCGGATTTATTGGTGAGTTCTTGTACCGATGCCGTGTGGCCACGTGTTGAGCACGCGAGATTAGGACACTTCAGATTAGAGGGTAAATACAAATTGGCAGTACAGCACTGAATATACTTTGAACCTTGGCATTTTTGGGTTCCATAATAAAGAAAAACCTTTGGCTTCTAACACAGCGCAGGGTTCACACTTACCCCTTGTTTAGGAAAATAGAAAAATGCCGCGGAATGGTTTCCCGACCGGGTAGTTTATTAGCGGGTGAACAGTGAAAGATTTGTCACTGACATTACAATTAGCATAGGCCAAGCACGACGAGGTGGAACGCACCGCTTGCTCCGGGAAAACAATATGGTTGTTTGCCCTGTACCTAGCCTTCTAGAGCCTGCACCGATGCCTGCTCGCTCTCTTGGCTCGGGAGATCGACAGAGAAAATGACGAGAAAGGGAGAGGAAACCGTGCGCACAGAGCAGGGAGGGGGTGGTAGTACCGATGGCGACGCACGCACGCGTTGTACTTTTTGCTCGCCTAACCACGTCGTGCGTCCACCCCGCGTCTCGCAGTCGTCTGTGCATGGGAGGCGTCGCCCGGGGGAGCAGACGGACAGTTTTCTGTGGATCCACCCACCGCGGGAACTCAGGCGAACTCcatcgcgcgaccccaaacggacgtccgttttgtccggtttCTGTCCGTTTGGAtagggatttggggtcgtgtccgggcctgttctgggatgcggtggccgtgcgtccAGCGCGCGACCGTATCCATTTGCCTCATCTTGTCCGTCAGGGCCAAAAATGCCCAAATTTACATCAAAACTAGTTTCCaacccaaatatttgtctgaaaattaaaatagttttacaacctaattgaaattgtctttaataaaatagttttacaaccaaattgaaattgtcttgactgaacataaattggaccaatacatctattggttgccaatgtgatcccagacgtgctcaaccaagtcattttgaagattcaaatgagcgtgccaatcacgcatctcacggtggaattggacaaactgttcaaatgtggccgggtcttggtgcaggggctcaatattttcaccttgataatcaaatccttggtcgaagatattctcatcacgctcgtcctcgacgatcatgttgtgcatgatcacacaagcagtcatcacctctcaaagcttcctttcatcccatgacagtgcagggtttcgaacgatatcCCAccgagattgaagcacaccaaaagcacgttccacatcctttctagcactctcttgcatttgggcaaatctctttctcttctcatcttggggtttcgagattgtcttcacaaaagttgaccactgaggatatataccatctgctagatagtatcccttgttgtactggtggccgttgatcttaaagttgacaggtggggagtggccttctgcaagccttgcgaagactggagagcgttgcagcacgttgatatcattgtgagaacctgccatgccaaaAAAAGAATGTCATATCCAAAGATCTTGCGATGCCACCGCTTTtaatatgacagtgcacccgttaacatgccccttgtactggccctgccaagcaaatggacagttctttcactcccaatgcatacaatctatgctgccaagcatgcctggaaagcctctagatGGGTGGTCGCCAataatctctctgtatcagcggcagttggctgcctcaagtactctgggccaaacacctcgatcacagcctggcaaaacttgtacattgacatcagacatgttgtctcactcatacgcacatactcgtccaccagatcgcctggaataccaaatgcaagcatgcggatggtcgcggtgcatttctggtaagaggagaatccaagcttgccaagggcatccgtcttgcacccgaagtatgggtcatgagcaaccactccctctccgatacgattgaacacatgccttgccatacgaaaacggcgacgaaatttatccggcttgaagaatggggtgttggcaaagtaatcggcataaagcagggcgtggcctctctccctgttgcggttcaggttgggagcacggccagggagtgaccccctgtaccgaggaagctgtcgttgaatatggtcgtgaacgaccagtgcagccaccacaagatcttcatcatccgacgacgaatcgtccaacgaacaaaggaagtgatgaaagaaaaactcgtctccactgtccatacctttgatggcaaaaggtcgaacaccttgcggtcgtggtggcgaagaggccgcgatgatcacctcgacgcagcaggggtggtgccggccggctactggccgctctggagctctcgtcggaaTCTGCCTCGGCCGCCTTGGTCCGTCGCCGGCAGTCGTGTCCCCTCCGCCACCGGCCAGGACGGCGACGACCAAACCTCCCCCGATAGACGaccaaaactacggcgaaagcgcgggtatggtggcggccatgtcgagacgtggtttggtatggatGGCGGGGGGCTgtgcggtgaggaggcggccggagaataggggcggcgccggcgtcggggcggggcggggagagagggtgaagcgttgggagcagagggactgctagtgtccccgacaggcagGCCATGGgggggggacaagggcgtgcgtcacggtcgtccgcgcgcgtccgtttcaccccaaaccgagcgcaagtttgggccggggatgggtcgaaaaagAACGGAATCCagacatttgtccgtttgaggccgtgcgctgggccgcctcttttgtcgcttttaccccaaacggacggggccggacaggatagggtcacgcggtggagttggcctcaggcCAAATCCAGCACATGACCTTAAATCGTCCGGGGCTGTCCGTTTGGCATTCAACGGACATATAAGACGTCCCAATGCGCGAGCTCATCCTTAAAAAAGTCCGTTTCTGATCCGGCTCGCCCCATTCTGAATGCAAACTTGATCTGGTTTTGCGTTTGAAATGGACATGCTTGGACGTTTTCTGCGTGGTCCTCGTCCGCCTCTGTCCCTTTGCATGTGAGGCCTGGCCCGCTAGTCATTGAAACAAAGGGGCCCACCcatccccctctctcctccttttcTCTGATTCTTCCCCACCGCACCGGCGCGCGACCCTGGCAGACGCAACTAGTCGGTGGACTGCGCCATCCTAGGCTCTGGCAATTTCCAACCCGCACGTGGGGGCGGCAACCTCCCTTCTCGACGCGCAGGCGAGGCCGCGAGACACAGGCAGGCTCGCAGGGCGCGCCCAGCTCTGCCGGCGACGGCTGGGCGGACGCCGGGCCCAGGACCATCTACTCCTACAGCAAAATGCTCGCCGGGTTTGCGGCGCGGCTCAGCGACGCCGAGGCCAAGGCGCTGCGGGGTAGGTTGGGCTGCATCCGGCTCTACCCCGAGGTGTTCCTGCCGCTCGCCACCACCCACTCGCTGGGCTTCCTCAGCCTGCAGACCGGCAAGGATGGCTTCTAGAGCCGCTCTGGGTTTGGCCGCGACATGGTGATTGGGCTCGTCGACACCGGCAAATTGCCTAGCCACTCCTCGTTTGGGGACGCCGGGATGCCGTGCCGCCCAAGAAGTGGAAGGGCACGTGCGAGTTCAAGGCGATTGCCGGCGCGGGGGGATGCAACAACAAGGTCATCAGGGCGCGCGTGTTCGGCAGCGCGGCCTTGAACGACACCGCGCCGCCCGTCGACGAC
Above is a window of Triticum aestivum cultivar Chinese Spring chromosome 6B, IWGSC CS RefSeq v2.1, whole genome shotgun sequence DNA encoding:
- the LOC123134362 gene encoding FCS-Like Zinc finger 2 yields the protein MPSSPASASSLFAIVPLDGGGATSRHAMDACYLCGKPLSRDFDVFMYRGDTPFCSEECRAVQIDSDEVRERINTKILKERAARNEQRHGAAASEPNITRAGNVPVAS